One window of the Plasmodium vivax chromosome 2, whole genome shotgun sequence genome contains the following:
- a CDS encoding cation-transporting ATPase, putative (encoded by transcript PVX_081695A; Apicoplast targeted protein. Curated by Stuart Ralph, Walter and Eliza Hall Institute of Medical Research, Australia.) — MKHKYHVLIYRKKKTHLRLDVLLFFFYAVFLHFILKNEKFQAKPGDYEYLAKLQNEVEGVEAAEAAAVFGLHGEGQRQEKRQPMGEFKMGPGEGKDSGEFTNGKGSENGKGSANGEQTGSNGKSKENAFKPIIVGKYNLIYLFYSLEFVGLLLFILFHLLTFLLSQWNLRVNLVVSFSRLNSSDRDKYLYNVQKKCTHVYIKPLVKRSDKSAVNSKERFNTDYNLYKPKAELVPLKRGKNYIFFFYKQKKYIFNYETLDFESVKHFDNFNLSFYQKWKGLIECPMGGDLYEDEDTSTTLQRIEENVKKIQKRGGNVHILFCQLDGLYLDKGGGSGMAQLAYRNKKGGNNPSEEEIEDVYHYTRGGRGNSKGAKILHSIEGSTTMQRSICDEELKSKKRVHPTEGEGKQNGNSADPFLSYYKKSNFEIPYDIFVHNNLDKYGENTYDIPSPCFKKLLYEAMLSPFFIFQFFSILLWMLDSYWYFGIFSIFILVMLEGQLINKRIREFNLINSMKVPAQNLYVYRNLQWKVIKSNMLLPGDIYILSNETSGGDNVCTCETLLLEGVCITDESILTGESIPLIKAAIDKAEEEEYAEQGDSDHDTCGDSGGEVKGDFQSDGAPSVVGTKGSSIFANKIDIKNKHKKHVVYAGSNILLTKNENDHFNNMKLPINGCVGIVLKNGFTTYQGKLVRTIINTSEKVNSSSIDSIIFLFILLLFSLSSCAYVIYTVLQATHERNLYKLLLSVSHIITAVIPPEFPITLSLGVTISIVYLYNLKIYCTEPFRLPFSGKSNICAFDKTGTLTEDNMIILGLFGFDHNTERINEINESIIGKQRVPFLSVAVIAGCHSLCTVNSKLLGDPLEKNSFQRLKCMMRSLDSTYVHTNNCQNVSAATASVAAQGSGEKGGKSSMGMFSKKAPNTAANERKGPCVENFQIYKRFFFSSELQRMTCIILHEGYEGDWYGEEFEEAVNPSNAATAANPATAANPANAANPANAANPANAANPCSENVATLEGLKKKKKKNDSSTSEPVKQYLAVSKGSPEMMKKFLKKIPPNYDQVLNSLSIKGYRVICLAANVLDNKVVSKNVKREDVEKDLYFCGFLTFICPIKASTPSYILDIKQAGIKNVMITGDNALTACQVSQDVNIVPPIKIKDILILKLREDYAAHGKRARAGGKAPSTGMTNEGGIFTVCELEGAVEMIRNLPLQDKSQQSAAEKLIKMMSAKKNVSNVLYFINRENKKMLPFIECEEYLKSCEQLFTLCITGDIIEHFLSTYQNDLGLFDELIKRGLIFCRVSPKNKEIIIKTLNKLGNITIMCGDGTNDMAALKAAHVGVSLLSIKISYKSGRPDGGYPGDLTGGATRNYEQRLRTAYDNLNAQYNAASASGVSNAANAKYYEQMKLYNERKRQLEHMMQSMDDSLPLIKLGEASIASPFTYKGNDIKCVKEIICCGRCALSKVIMMYKLMIINSLITAFSVSILTLDGVKLSDAQTTVISLLYTSLIVLISKTAPLKNISNYSPPNSLFNISVMSSLISQVFIHFSILIYGWKLACSYRQPDYVPDLKGDFSPNLVNTCIYYLIYCINLSIFSCNYEGLPFMTPIHKNKEIVYIFAVNFIFLFALVMNIVPYLNYFFSLVSFPNAHLQFLFLFLMILDIVAPYLICGFIRRVRLYAFERFRVSL, encoded by the coding sequence ATGAAACATAAGTACCATGTGCTGATTTacagaaagaagaaaacgcacTTGAGGTTAGATGTGCTGCTGTTCTTCTTCTACGCCGTTTTTCTGcactttattttgaaaaatgagaaatttCAAGCCAAGCCGGGTGATTACGAGTATTTAGCGAAACTGCAAAATGAGGTGGaaggggtggaagcggcggaagcgGCGGCTGTGTTTGGCCTCCACGGGGAGGGGCAGCGGCAGGAGAAGCGGCAGCCCATGGGCGAGTTCAAAATGGGGCCGGGTGAAGGGAAAGACAGTGGCGAGTTTACAAATGGGAAGGGGAGTGAAAACGGAAAGGGAAGTGCAAATGGGGAGCAAACCGGGTCCAACGGGAAGAGCAAGGAAAACGCATTCAAGCCGATCATTGTAGGGAAGTACAACCTGATCTACCTCTTCTACAGCCTCGAGTTTGTCGGCctgcttttatttattttattccacCTGCTGACGTTTCTCCTATCGCAGTGGAACCTGAGAGTTAACTTAGTGGTTTCCTTCAGCCGCCTGAACAGCAGTGATCGGGATAAGTACCTGTACAATGTGCAGAAGAAGTGCACGCATGTGTATATTAAGCCACTCGTTAAGCGAAGCGACAAGTCGGCAGTAAACAGCAAGGAGAGGTTTAACACGGATTACAATCTGTATAAGCCCAAAGCAGAGTTAGTTCCtctgaaaaggggaaaaaattatattttttttttttacaaacagaaaaaatatattttcaattacgAAACGTTGGATTTCGAATCGGTAAAACATTTtgacaattttaatttgtccTTTTATCAAAAGTGGAAGGGACTTATAGAATGTCCAATGGGGGGGGATCTCTACGAAGATGAGGACACCAGCACAACACTGCAAAGGATAgaagaaaatgtaaagaagATACAGAAGAGGGGAGGCAATGTGCACATCCTCTTTTGCCAACTGGATGGTTTATATTTAGataaagggggaggaagcggaatGGCCCAACTGGCATACcgcaacaaaaagggggggaacaaccCATCTGAGGAGGAGATAGAAGATGTGTATCATTACActagggggggaaggggaaactCAAAAGGGGCAAAGATATTGCACTCCATTGAAGGGAGCACCACGATGCAAAGATCCATTTGTGATGAAGAactgaaaagtaaaaagagAGTGCACCCCACcgaaggggaaggcaaacaaaatggaaattcaGCAGACCCTTTTCTTTCGTATTATAAAAAGAGCAACTTTGAAATTCCCTACGACATTTTTGTGCATAACAATTTGGACAAGTATGGAGAGAACACATACGACATTCCCTCTCCCTGTTTTAAGAAGCTACTTTATGAGGCCATGCTGTCcccgttttttatttttcaattctTTAGCATCCTACTGTGGATGCTAGATAGTTACTGGTACTTTGGCATCTTCtctattttcattttggtgaTGCTGGAGGGTCAACTGATTAACAAACGGATAAGAGAGTTCAATTTGATCAACAGTATGAAGGTGCCTGCTcaaaatttatatgtgtATCGAAATTTGCAGTGGAAAGTTATAAAATCGAATATGCTACTTCCTGGagatatatacattttatcgAATGAGACTAGTGGTGGGGATAATGTGTGCACCTGTGAGACGCTGCTGCTGGAGGGGGTGTGCATCACGGATGAGTCGATCCTGACGGGGGAGTCCATACCGTTGATTAAGGCGGCTATTGATAAggcggaagaggaggagtACGCCGAGCAGGGGGACAGCGATCATGATACGTGCGGCGattcggggggggaagtaaaaGGAGATTTCCAAAGCGATGGAGCACCATCTGTTGTAGGAACCAAAGGAAGCTCCATCTTTGCgaacaaaattgacataAAGAATAAGCACAAAAAACACGTGGTGTATGCGGGGTCGAACATATTACTAacaaaaaacgaaaatgaccattttaataatatgaagCTACCCATTAACGGGTGCGTAGGAATTGTTCTGAAAAATGGATTCACCACCTACCAGGGGAAGTTAGTGAGGACGATTATTAACACCTCGGAGAAGGTGAACTCGTCGAGCATAGATTCGATTATCTTCCTTTTCATCCTTCTGCTATTTTCATTGTCATCCTGCGCGTACGTTATTTACACTGTGCTGCAAGCGACCCACGAGAgaaatttatacaaattgCTCCTATCCGTTTCGCATATAATCACTGCAGTAATTCCGCCAGAGTTTCCAATAACCCTATCGTTAGGAGTCACCATTTCGATAGTGTATCTCTACAACTTAAAGATTTACTGCACGGAACCTTTTAGGTTGCCATTTTCTGGAAAATCAAATATATGCGCTTTTGATAAGACGGGAACTTTGACGGAGGACAATATGATCATTTTGGGGCTCTTCGGGTTTGACCACAACACGGAGAGGATAAACGAAATTAATGAGTCTATTATTGGCAAGCAGAGGGTGCCCTTCCTCTCCGTGGCAGTTATCGCGGGGTGTCATTCGCTATGCACAGTTAATAGTAAGCTGCTAGGGGATCCTCTTGAAAAGAACTCCTTCCAAAGACTGAAATGCATGATGAGGAGTCTCGACAGCACGTACGTTCATACGAATAATTGTCAGAACGTGTCAGCTGCGACGGCCAGTGTGGCTGCGCAGGGGAgtggggaaaagggggggaaatcatCCATGGGCATGTTTTCGAAGAAGGCTCCCAACACGGCGGCTAACGAAAGGAAGGGCCCCTGTGTGGAGAACTTCCAAATATATAAGcggttcttcttctcctcggAGTTACAAAGAATGACGTGCATCATTTTGCACGAAGGGTATGAGGGCGACTGGTACGGGGAGGAGTTCGAAGAGGCAGTCAACCCGTCGAACGCCGCaaccgccgctaaccccgcaaccgccgctaaccccgcaaACGCTGCTAACCCCGCAAACGCTGCTAAccccgctaacgccgctaacccctGTAGCGAAAATGTGGCGACGCTAGAAGGcctaaagaagaagaagaaaaaaaatgacagtaGCACAAGCGAACCGGTTAAACAGTACCTTGCGGTGAGTAAGGGATCCCCagaaatgatgaaaaagtttttaaaaaaaatacccccaAATTATGACCAAGTGCTGAACAGCTTATCGATTAAGGGGTACCGTGTGATCTGTCTTGCTGCAAATGTGTTGGACAACAAAGTAGtttccaaaaatgtaaaaagggaagacgtGGAAAAGGACTTATATTTCTGTGGCTTCCTCACGTTCATATGCCCAATCAAAGCGTCTACCCCGAGTTATATACTTGATATTAAGCAGGCGGGAATTAAAAACGTGATGATAACAGGGGATAATGCGTTGACTGCTTGTCAAGTTTCGCAGGATGTTAACATTGTCCCGCCGATAAAGATTAAGGACATTCTAATTTTAAAGCTCAGGGAAGATTACGCCGCACACGGGAAGAGGGcgcgcgcaggggggaaggctCCCTCAACCGGTATGACCAACGAGGGGGGTATATTCACCGTTTGCGAGTTGGAAGGGGCAGTCGAGATGATACGAAACCTCCCCCTGCAAGACAAATCCCAGCAGAGCGCTGCTGAAAAACTAATCAAAATGATGAGCGCGAAAAAGAACGTGAGCAACGTGCTGTACTTTATCAAccgggaaaataaaaaaatgctgcccTTTATAGAATGTGAGGAGTACCTAAAATCGTGTGAACAGCTTTTTACCCTCTGCATCACAGGGGATATAATCGAACATTTCCTGAGCACTTATCAAAACGATTTGGGTCTATTTGACGAGCTAATAAAAAGAGGGCTCATTTTCTGTAGAGTGTCTCCGaagaataaagaaataattataaagacGTTGAACAAGTTAGGGAACATAACCATTATGTGTGGCGATGGGACGAATGACATGGCGGCGTTGAAGGCGGCACATGTTGGGGTGTCCCTGTTgagcataaaaataagttacaAAAGTGGTAGGCCGGACGGTGGATACCCCGGCGATCTCACCGGAGGGGCAACCAGGAACTACGAGCAGCGTTTACGAACAGCCTACGATAACTTAAACGCACAGTACAATGCAGCGTCTGCAAGTGGAGTCAGCAACGCTGCCAATGCTAAGTATTACGAACAAATGAAATTGTATAATGAGAGGAAGAGGCAGCTGGAGCATATGATGCAATCAATGGATGACTCCCTACCGCTAATCAAGTTGGGAGAAGCAAGCATAGCATCTCCATTTACATACAAAGGAAACGACATCAAATGTGTAAAGGAAATTATTTGCTGTGGAAGGTGTGCCTTATCAAAGGTTATAATGATGTACAAGCTGATGATAATAAACTCTCTCATAACGGCTTTTTCagtttccattttgacccTCGACGGGGTGAAGCTAAGTGACGCCCAGACGACGGTTATTTCGCTACTATACACATCTCTCATCGTTTTAATTTCCAAAACGGCtcctttaaaaaacatatcgAATTATTCGCCACCCAATTCGTTGTTCAACATTAGCGTTATGAGTTCTTTGATATCTCAAGtgtttatacatttttctaTCCTTATATATGGGTGGAAATTGGCTTGTTCTTACAGACAGCCTGATTACGTTCCTGACCTGAAAGGAGACTTCTCCCCCAATTTGGTGAACACGTGTATATATTACCTCATTTATTGCATCAActtatccattttttcttgtaaTTATGAAGGGCTACCCTTCATGACTCCCATTCACAAGAATAAAGAGATcgtgtacatttttgctgtaaattttattttcctgttTGCTCTCGTTATGAATATTGTTCCCTACTTGAAttacttcttctcccttgTCTCCTTTCCTAATGCGCACCTTCAGTTtctgtttttgtttttaatgaTTTTGGACATCGTCGCGCCGTACCTCATTTGCGGCTTCATCAGGCGCGTCAGGCTCTACGCGTTCGAGCGTTTCAGAGTTAGTTTGTAg